The nucleotide window gaaaaaattttaaggagttaagatttcattaactttaatcaTCCAttggtgggtaaatgagatttttaaaattaagggatGAAAATTTAAGAATGCAACATACtttagatgggaataagtcttttgggtTTTTTAGTTTTGTATACACATTTTAGCTAGATTAGCGTTTGAGTATAGTTAGAAGTTTGTAATAACGAGaaacaaacaatattatatatatatatatatatatatatatatatatatatatatatatatatataaaatttaattacataaatgatttatcattatatgattagatattattttatttttaatttaaaatcatctaattatataataatatattatctgtatgctcaaattttataattttattaaaaaatgagataaataaattgtaatgtTAGTTACCTAGAGTGGTAGTATATATCAAGGTAAGAAAATTACCATCTAACGAAATAATTGATCATTTAGTGGAAAGTTATTATCTCTATTTAATATAACACCACAATTCAAACAATATCCTCAGTCCCAGACAAACGCCAACCCCACctgcaattaattaataatgtaataCATAAACATCATACTCAACTGTGGCATCTCCAGTTTTCGGATCAAATTTATGAGTTCTAGCCTGCACATAACCTCTACCGAACCTGAACAATCCACTCCCTCCGATCACCGGCATCTCTCTCACCTTCGAAAACACCGTGTTCCTTCCCATGATCGTTATGCTACTTCCGTTGTACTTCCCTTCCACGAAGGCGAAGTTCATCGCCATCAGTAAACCGACTTCCTCTTGCGAAGCAATCGCATAAAATCCTTGTGCCCTGCCCACCAATTTCGACGTCATTTCTGGCCCTGCCGTCAACGGATCGTCGATCATGCTGACGAAACCGAACCCGGTGGGCGATGTCCTGTTGGAAGAGGGTGTTACTACGGGAACAGAAGTGGGGTTTCGGCCGCTGACAATGTCGTGCCAGTAGATCCGAAAGCGTGTTAGCTTCTCCTTGCCGAAGCCCATGTGAGTTTTATCTAGGGTTTTCGCGAAGCTTGGTTGTTTAGATTTTGCTGCGGTGGAGGAggagaggaggaggaggaagaagaagaagaagaagaagtggGAAGTGAAAACTGGGAGAGGCTTTATAAGTGGGATTGTCATGGCTGAAACGGGAATTGTGTGGCAGTGAAGTGATTGAGGTTATTTATAGGGGAAACGTTATGAAAATGGGATCCAGGGAATTTGGTTGGTGAAGTACACCTTGACTTTTTGGAAGGTTGAATGAGAATTGTCAATTAAATGGGGCCTTCCTGTCAGGAATATATTTACTTCTAGTATTGAAAATTACTTGATTtgatcatataatttaaatttccaaATGACATTTATTGACGGGCATACACGCGTTTCTCGTTATGAAAAGTCTCTCAACACATTCATAAACAGAACTATAATGGTTGCAGCCGCTCAAGCCGATGAATGGGGTTGAGGAAGATGATGTCAAAGATTCTCAACACACTTTTTTCTATGAATTGGGAATTTGCTAAAGAATTAGAGTAAATAGCTTCATTCGTTGAATTGGGCTCTGCATTTTCTCCTTCTTCTACGATTCATCAATATAGATAACTTGTTCCTCACATTCATCATAGTTTTTCAATGAAGCTCTCTTCAAGAATTTCCATAAGAGTCAAGAACCACCATAATCCTTTTTTTATAGTCACTAATTAAGGTAAAGAAGAAATGAGTGAGAGGACAAGGGTGAACCAACTAAGGTTTccttttgggtgggaaatagttgttcgGCCTTAGTATTATGTATAACTTACGTATTGTTTACGTCACTTGCACTATAAATCAAGTCAATAAATAGAATAATTGATTATAGAAAAGAAACAAAGTAGGAGATTATTGTATACaattgtgaaagaaagaaatagagaACCTGTGAAAATGAAATCTTAATGGGTTGTTGGGGCCACAGTTTGGCAATATGTTTCATAATTCAGAGTTGATCATCATTTAGCGCACTCTACCCGGACACCTGGATGCCTTTCAGCCAAGAATTGCTGACAATTAATGGTTCTTTATGTTCGCGTAAAGTTGACGCTAAGCAATAGCAGGGATGAAATCCATCATCTCCAGAGTTCAATTTTTGGATGTAAATAACAAAATCACTCAGTGAAATTGACTCAGGGAAGCAAAGTAAAAACCCTAGGGTACGATGTGGGGTTCGTCATAATTTAAAAGAATcgattatttaaatataaagttggAAATGGAAAAGCTAAAACGAAGAG belongs to Mangifera indica cultivar Alphonso chromosome 2, CATAS_Mindica_2.1, whole genome shotgun sequence and includes:
- the LOC123203314 gene encoding dirigent protein 22-like; this encodes MTIPLIKPLPVFTSHFFFFFFFLLLLSSSTAAKSKQPSFAKTLDKTHMGFGKEKLTRFRIYWHDIVSGRNPTSVPVVTPSSNRTSPTGFGFVSMIDDPLTAGPEMTSKLVGRAQGFYAIASQEEVGLLMAMNFAFVEGKYNGSSITIMGRNTVFSKVREMPVIGGSGLFRFGRGYVQARTHKFDPKTGDATVEYDVYVLHY